From Mycteria americana isolate JAX WOST 10 ecotype Jacksonville Zoo and Gardens chromosome 4, USCA_MyAme_1.0, whole genome shotgun sequence, one genomic window encodes:
- the FOXI3 gene encoding forkhead box protein I3 has product MSAGELQQAQPRASAPAAAPAPPQPRSAQEAPDMAVYCSENFSVYPQPSLHPPGAAAAAAAAAAAAAAAAASSGQRAGGYALGDYGAPANAGYLWGMNSPAPYLQGPPGSAAAAAAAAAPFLPPASYGCSRGGQLVGSPSAPGSPSAGGAELSWLSLASQEELLKLVRPPYSYSALIAMAIQSAPERKLTLSHIYQYVAENFPFYKRSKAGWQNSIRHNLSLNDCFRKVPRDEDDPGKGNYWTLDPNCEKMFDNGNFRRKRKRRSEPNAPATASAASSLGGLKAEEERPIATAGKPCGNSPPPELDPSPSARDHPKSSSPSGIISSTPSCLSTFFSGMSSLSSGGSRLTGGLGSDLHHRNFSAGQLSSGTFTPSSSSSQEVPSPDQLQRVAGPSPAYYSSFHPSSSSQGAQYNHYYNFTVNSLIYTRDGTEV; this is encoded by the exons ATGAGCGCCGGTGAGTTGCAGCAGGCGCAGCCCAGAGCCtcggcgccggcggccgcccccgcgcccccgcagccccgcagcgctCAGGAAGCCCCCGACATGGCGGTGTACTGCAGCGAGAACTTCAGCGTctacccccagcccagcctccacccgcccggcgccgctgccgccgccgccgcggccgccgcagccgccgcggccgccgccgcctcctcggggcagcgggcgggcgggtACGCGCTGGGGGACTACGGGGCGCCCGCCAACGCCGGCTACCTGTGGGGCATGAACAGCCCCGCGCCCTACCTGCAGGgcccgcccggctccgccgccgccgccgccgcggccgccgcgcccttCCTGCCGCCGGCCTCGTACGGCTGCTCGCGGGGCGGGCAGCTGGTGGGCTCGCCCTCGGCGCCCGGCTCGCCGtcggcgggcggcgcggagctgAGCTGGCTGAGCCTGgccagccaggaggagctgctgaaGTTGGTGCGGCCGCCCTACTCCTACTCGGCGCTGATCGCCATGGCCATCCAGAGCGCGCCCGAAAGGAAGCTCACCCTCAGCCACATCTACCAGTACGTGGCCGAGAACTTCCCCTTCTACAAGCGCAGCAAGGCGGGATGGCAGAACAGCATCCGCCACAACCTCAGCCTCAACGACTGCTTCCGCAAGGTGCCCCGCGACGAGGACGACCCCG GGAAGGGAAACTACTGGACCTTAGATCCCAACTGTGAGAAGATGTTTGACAATGGGAACTTCCGTCGCAAACGAAAGCGGCGCTCTGAGCCCAACGCCCCCGCGACCGCATCTGCGGCCTCCTCTCTTGGGGGCCTGAAGGCCGAGGAAGAACGACCCATCGCAACCGCAGGCAAACCGTGTGGAAACAGCCCACCCCCAGAGCTGGACCCCTCGCCTTCTGCCAGGGACCATCCAAAAAGCTCCTCTCCCTCCGGTATCATTTCATCCACGCCTAGCTGCCTCAGCACCTTCTTCAGCGGCATGAGCTCCCTGAGCAGTGGAGGCAGCCGGCTGACGGGGGGTCTCGGCAGTGACCTGCATCACAGGAACTTCTCTGCTGGACAGCTGAGCAGTGGCACTTTCACCCCTTCCAGCAGCTCTTCTCAGGAGGTGCCTTCACCAGACCAGCTGCAGAGGGTTGCGGGACCTTCCCCTGCCTACTACAGCTCCTtccatcccagcagcagcagccagggagcccAGTACAACCACTACTACAACTTCACGGTTAACAGCCTCATCTACACCCGGGATGGAACGGAGGTGTAG